The following are encoded in a window of Paenibacillaceae bacterium GAS479 genomic DNA:
- a CDS encoding carbohydrate ABC transporter membrane protein 2, CUT1 family, protein MLKTQKSRLPSMTAYVVLGIITLPIIFMYIWLLLNSFTTGMKYGVIPTNLTFDNWQFIWSNVVINGTEMPSIWTATLNSFLFAGSLTVLELIIGVMAGYALSRLNFPGRQGLLKTTMLLHAFPSVALLIAVFYILNFLGLFDSLWGVILVKTALQIPMTAWIIKGFFDDVSWDVEWAGLIDGCTRFKVWYTIVIPLIKPGIAAVAIFAFLAGWSEFLLLYTFILSDENITLASYLQKLMSNPNVINYGLLSAVSIFYMIPVLLFFIFTQKSLMQVNATGGKGV, encoded by the coding sequence ATGTTGAAAACACAAAAAAGCCGACTGCCCTCGATGACTGCATATGTCGTTTTGGGCATCATTACACTGCCTATTATATTTATGTATATTTGGCTGCTTTTGAATTCGTTTACAACGGGGATGAAATATGGGGTTATTCCAACGAATTTGACGTTTGATAACTGGCAGTTCATTTGGTCGAACGTTGTCATCAATGGCACGGAGATGCCAAGTATTTGGACCGCTACGCTGAATTCCTTCCTATTTGCCGGCTCTTTAACGGTTTTGGAGTTGATTATCGGCGTGATGGCGGGTTATGCGTTGTCTCGTCTGAACTTCCCCGGGCGACAGGGATTACTGAAAACAACGATGCTGCTGCATGCTTTTCCTAGCGTTGCGCTGCTGATTGCCGTCTTTTACATTTTGAACTTTTTAGGTTTATTCGACTCGCTGTGGGGCGTCATCCTTGTCAAAACGGCTTTGCAAATTCCAATGACAGCATGGATTATTAAAGGCTTTTTCGATGATGTTTCCTGGGATGTGGAGTGGGCGGGGTTAATCGATGGCTGCACGCGCTTCAAAGTGTGGTATACGATTGTCATCCCATTGATCAAGCCTGGCATCGCGGCCGTCGCCATCTTTGCTTTCCTGGCCGGATGGTCGGAGTTTCTACTCTTGTACACGTTTATTCTAAGCGATGAAAATATTACCTTGGCCTCTTATCTGCAGAAATTGATGAGCAACCCCAACGTCATCAATTATGGTCTTTTAAGCGCCGTATCCATTTTCTACATGATTCCGGTTCTGTTGTTCTTCATCTTCACTCAAAAATCGCTCATGCAAGTAAACGCAACGGGAGGAAAAGGTGTATGA
- a CDS encoding carbohydrate ABC transporter membrane protein 1, CUT1 family, with protein sequence MGKPNVVVSANKNTGNSNLNRLVGVLQKWGLPAVLLGPFLILITVFFIAPVVLIVILAFTNMDSSMVWDLNGLLNFKKMASDPNLGEIMLNTVFYVTLTLSLNIFLGLSLALLTTYFIKQESVGLIIRTIWMLPRISPPVVYILLWLWFFDPSQYGVLNSLRMIFDMPPANFLADQPMTAIVLANGLIGASYGMIIFSAAIKSIPGDLFMAARVDGAAERSIIFDIIIPAVKWPLMFVTLWQLLSLLTSYEYILLLTKGGPLFETEVLALYSYHKAFQSFEYGYGSAVALVLVVIALICTFIFWRIFGMDKMIKSSRIE encoded by the coding sequence ATGGGAAAGCCTAATGTGGTGGTTAGTGCAAATAAAAATACAGGGAACTCGAATCTGAATCGCCTCGTCGGAGTTTTACAAAAATGGGGATTGCCAGCGGTGTTGTTGGGACCATTTCTCATCCTAATTACCGTGTTTTTTATAGCACCCGTTGTATTAATTGTTATTTTGGCATTTACGAATATGGACTCATCTATGGTCTGGGATTTAAACGGATTACTGAATTTCAAGAAGATGGCCTCCGATCCCAACTTAGGCGAAATCATGCTGAATACGGTTTTTTATGTAACGCTCACCTTATCGCTGAATATCTTTTTGGGACTTTCATTAGCCCTACTGACCACCTATTTCATCAAACAGGAATCGGTCGGCCTGATCATTCGGACGATTTGGATGTTGCCAAGGATTTCACCTCCAGTCGTTTATATCCTCCTGTGGTTATGGTTTTTTGATCCAAGCCAATACGGAGTTTTAAACAGCTTGCGAATGATATTTGATATGCCTCCGGCAAATTTCCTAGCGGATCAACCTATGACAGCGATCGTTTTGGCAAATGGACTTATTGGAGCCTCGTACGGAATGATCATTTTCTCAGCGGCGATCAAATCGATTCCAGGAGACTTGTTCATGGCGGCAAGAGTGGATGGTGCTGCAGAACGATCGATTATTTTTGATATTATTATCCCCGCTGTGAAATGGCCGCTTATGTTCGTTACGTTATGGCAGCTACTGTCTCTGCTCACTTCCTATGAATACATCCTTCTGTTGACCAAAGGCGGACCGTTGTTCGAAACCGAGGTGCTGGCGCTGTATTCCTACCATAAAGCATTCCAAAGCTTCGAATATGGTTATGGATCTGCTGTTGCGCTTGTTCTTGTCGTCATTGCTTTGATCTGCACGTTCATTTTCTGGAGAATATTTGGAATGGATAAAATGATCAAGTCGTCGAGAATCGAATAA
- a CDS encoding transcriptional regulator, LacI family: MKYTIMDVAKMSGVSKSTVSRVISNTGYVSPESRNRVLLSIEKLQYKPNGVARAMVSRQTQNIGVIIYRQHHPIASHPFYGKILDAILERASELGYSIFVMTDKDLTSKSADFLLEKRVDGLILVSKLNHELIDYFKNMQIPFVMVNGTCDHSDVIHLVNDDERGGELAAQHMLSLGLTAVSILSGPLEHRSHKLRLEGFLKTYQREGITLDDDHIYYSKSSQFDEGYKGFQQLWERSPNFKALFATNDMIALGAIKAIYEKGLQVPEHIAVMGFDDIDYAAMANPSLSTIHSSKTKMGHDAVSILDKEIQGIATTKDLPMYAPELKVRYSTKGTK, from the coding sequence TTGAAATACACCATTATGGATGTTGCCAAAATGTCGGGCGTTTCCAAGTCAACCGTTTCACGAGTCATTTCCAACACAGGGTATGTGAGTCCGGAATCACGAAATAGAGTACTCCTTTCGATTGAAAAGCTTCAGTATAAACCGAATGGCGTTGCCAGGGCCATGGTATCTCGCCAAACTCAAAATATTGGCGTCATCATTTATCGCCAACACCATCCAATTGCCTCCCATCCCTTTTATGGGAAAATTCTGGATGCCATACTCGAGAGGGCTTCGGAATTAGGTTACTCCATATTCGTTATGACAGATAAGGATCTAACGAGCAAGTCAGCCGACTTCTTGCTTGAAAAGCGCGTAGATGGACTTATTTTAGTGAGCAAGCTTAATCATGAGCTGATTGATTACTTTAAAAATATGCAGATTCCTTTTGTCATGGTGAACGGCACCTGCGATCATTCCGATGTAATCCATCTTGTCAACGATGACGAGAGGGGAGGTGAACTCGCAGCTCAGCATATGCTGTCGCTAGGATTGACAGCGGTTTCAATCCTATCCGGACCTTTGGAACATCGAAGTCACAAGTTAAGATTAGAGGGGTTTCTAAAAACTTATCAACGTGAAGGGATTACCCTGGACGATGACCACATTTACTACTCCAAGTCCTCACAATTTGACGAAGGTTACAAAGGGTTTCAGCAATTGTGGGAACGTTCCCCTAATTTCAAAGCCTTATTTGCAACCAACGATATGATTGCATTAGGAGCGATAAAGGCCATTTATGAAAAGGGTCTACAGGTTCCAGAACATATCGCTGTCATGGGATTTGACGATATTGACTACGCCGCTATGGCGAATCCTTCATTATCTACCATTCATAGCTCCAAAACAAAAATGGGGCATGATGCGGTGAGCATTTTAGACAAAGAAATTCAAGGTATTGCCACCACGAAGGATCTGCCTATGTATGCACCTGAACTCAAAGTTAGATATTCAACCAAGGGAACCAAATAA
- a CDS encoding myo-inositol-1(or 4)-monophosphatase: MSQEFEKSLLQSAIEYAKQAGELIRAQTGNWDQILEKKNGSDLVTNVDLLSEALLKSLISAHYSDHWILSEEDNGTLNSYEALISKGAGYGWIIDPIDGTTNFIHGIPHFAVSIGIVRDQETIIGVVYNPLNEELFYARRNGGAYRNGKLITSGREQRLQEALLATGFQADQWAPQSLLVKQMDHLAGACRNLRIIGAASLDLCWIAMGRLTGFWHKGLHPWDTSAAALILREAGGRLTDFNGNEYELHHDTLVASNSTIHDELLAGLTR; this comes from the coding sequence ATGAGTCAGGAGTTTGAAAAGTCATTATTACAGTCCGCTATCGAATATGCCAAGCAAGCAGGCGAGCTAATCCGTGCCCAAACTGGAAACTGGGACCAGATTCTGGAGAAAAAGAACGGTTCCGACCTGGTTACGAATGTTGATCTACTCAGCGAAGCGCTTTTGAAAAGCCTAATTTCGGCCCATTACAGCGATCACTGGATACTTTCGGAAGAAGATAACGGCACCTTAAATTCTTACGAGGCCTTGATAAGCAAGGGGGCGGGATACGGCTGGATTATCGATCCGATTGACGGAACGACGAATTTCATTCACGGCATTCCCCATTTTGCCGTATCGATCGGAATTGTGCGAGATCAAGAGACGATTATCGGGGTTGTTTATAATCCGCTGAACGAAGAGCTGTTCTATGCGAGAAGGAATGGAGGAGCCTACCGTAACGGCAAATTAATCACCTCGGGGAGAGAACAAAGGCTGCAGGAGGCGTTGCTCGCAACCGGCTTTCAAGCCGACCAGTGGGCACCCCAATCGCTGCTTGTCAAACAAATGGACCATTTGGCAGGAGCCTGCCGCAACTTGCGAATTATCGGTGCAGCTAGTCTCGACCTATGCTGGATTGCCATGGGAAGATTGACGGGATTTTGGCATAAGGGGCTTCATCCTTGGGATACGTCAGCAGCCGCTTTAATTCTTCGTGAAGCCGGCGGGCGATTGACCGATTTTAACGGCAATGAATATGAACTTCATCATGACACTCTTGTCGCTTCGAATAGCACGATCCATGACGAGCTTCTAGCTGGACTTACTAGGTAG
- a CDS encoding carbohydrate ABC transporter ATP-binding protein, CUT1 family, producing the protein MKIELKQVTKAFNKQGNAVNDLSLTIQDGEFVALLGPSGCGKSTTMLMLAGIYKPTDGTIYFDNEPINHVEPKDRNIGMVFQSYALYPHMTVLENIMFPLKQMKVPKSDRVFRAHAAAEQVQLGHLTARKPSELSGGQQQRVALARAIVKKPRLLLLDEPLSNLDARMKIEMREEIRHLQKEIGITTVMVTHDQEEAMTIADRVAVMKDGSLIQYSTPMDLYNKASNLFVAQFIGTPPMNFISGDLMKLGESYTFQENQQSRLIGIRPYDLKLGDQGNVIMNATVSLVEPLGHSNLVSARIGDKLVRFFADASYRAERGTSIVCSADLQKIAVFDKSTGQSIDTEHCIKEAFAV; encoded by the coding sequence ATGAAAATCGAGCTGAAGCAAGTTACGAAAGCCTTCAATAAGCAAGGTAATGCCGTTAATGACTTGTCGCTCACGATCCAGGATGGTGAATTTGTTGCACTGCTTGGACCGAGCGGTTGCGGGAAATCAACTACGATGCTGATGCTCGCGGGAATTTACAAACCTACGGATGGCACGATTTATTTTGATAATGAGCCTATTAATCATGTAGAGCCGAAGGATCGCAACATCGGAATGGTGTTCCAAAGCTACGCTCTCTATCCTCATATGACAGTGCTCGAAAATATTATGTTTCCCCTTAAGCAGATGAAGGTTCCAAAATCTGACCGAGTTTTTCGTGCGCATGCAGCGGCCGAACAAGTGCAATTAGGCCATCTAACCGCACGTAAACCTAGTGAGCTATCGGGCGGTCAGCAGCAACGGGTCGCTTTGGCCAGAGCGATCGTCAAAAAACCTCGTTTGTTGCTGCTCGACGAACCGCTGTCCAATCTGGATGCTCGGATGAAAATTGAGATGCGCGAGGAGATTCGTCATTTGCAAAAGGAAATCGGAATTACGACGGTAATGGTTACGCATGACCAGGAAGAAGCGATGACGATCGCTGACCGCGTAGCGGTAATGAAGGATGGTTCTCTTATTCAGTACAGTACTCCGATGGATCTTTACAATAAAGCTTCAAATTTATTCGTCGCTCAGTTTATCGGCACGCCGCCTATGAACTTCATAAGTGGAGACTTAATGAAGCTCGGCGAATCTTACACGTTCCAAGAAAATCAACAAAGCCGTTTGATTGGCATCCGTCCTTATGATCTCAAGCTTGGCGATCAAGGCAATGTCATTATGAATGCGACGGTAAGCCTCGTTGAGCCGCTCGGCCATTCCAATCTTGTTAGTGCCAGAATTGGCGATAAGCTAGTGCGTTTTTTTGCGGATGCGTCCTATCGCGCTGAGCGCGGTACGTCTATTGTATGTTCCGCAGATTTGCAAAAAATCGCTGTGTTCGATAAATCCACCGGCCAAAGCATAGACACAGAACATTGCATTAAGGAGGCTTTTGCTGTATGA
- a CDS encoding putative aldouronate transport system permease protein — protein sequence MVEKASFGRKLFIVVNYSFLIALACACLFPIVHIAALSMSSQSAASAGLVTIWPKDFTWMSYRYILENSAFFTSFGVTLERVIIGGTMSMGMTLLAAYPLSKDSRKFRGRSVYAWFFMFTTIFGGGLIPTFMVVKSAGLMDSIWALVLPTAVPVFNILLMLNFFRQIPEELEEAAFMDGAGHLRTLWNVYLPVSVPSLATNGLLILIMHWNSWFDGMIYMNDVDNYPLQTYIQSIIVSSDLTNLKPDDLEELSAISDKTVKAAQIFVSMVPIMAIYPFLQKYFIGGMLLGSVKG from the coding sequence ATGGTAGAGAAAGCGTCGTTTGGAAGGAAGTTATTCATCGTTGTTAATTATAGCTTTTTAATTGCGCTAGCCTGTGCATGCCTATTCCCAATTGTGCATATCGCGGCGCTGTCGATGAGCTCGCAATCGGCGGCGTCAGCTGGGCTGGTTACGATATGGCCGAAGGATTTTACCTGGATGTCATATCGCTATATTTTGGAAAATTCGGCCTTTTTCACTTCGTTTGGTGTGACTCTGGAAAGGGTGATTATCGGCGGGACGATGAGCATGGGCATGACGCTTCTGGCTGCTTACCCGCTGTCCAAAGATTCCCGTAAATTCAGAGGCCGTTCCGTATACGCGTGGTTTTTCATGTTCACGACGATATTTGGCGGCGGCTTGATCCCTACTTTTATGGTGGTCAAGTCAGCCGGGCTGATGGATTCCATCTGGGCCTTGGTGCTGCCAACAGCTGTTCCTGTATTCAACATCTTGCTTATGCTCAATTTCTTCAGGCAAATACCCGAGGAGTTGGAGGAAGCGGCATTCATGGATGGAGCAGGCCATCTGCGAACACTGTGGAATGTGTACTTGCCGGTGTCCGTACCTTCGCTCGCGACAAACGGGCTGCTTATCCTCATCATGCATTGGAACTCGTGGTTTGACGGCATGATTTATATGAATGATGTTGACAACTATCCACTGCAAACCTACATTCAATCCATTATCGTCAGCTCTGATTTGACTAATCTGAAGCCTGACGACCTGGAAGAGTTGAGCGCGATTTCCGACAAAACGGTCAAGGCAGCGCAAATTTTCGTTTCGATGGTTCCAATTATGGCTATCTACCCATTTTTGCAAAAATATTTTATAGGCGGCATGCTGCTAGGTAGTGTGAAGGGATAA
- a CDS encoding carbohydrate ABC transporter substrate-binding protein, CUT1 family — MRKSLTAVLTSALVLSSVLAGCSNSENKPAGAANAEGGADGKELQVITLSAQTTGIEKTRVDNLVKAAVVLNEELKTQGKNMEVKLETKSFDGTWDDSLKQFMLASKSKKAPDIFAIGHESVGMLAKGKYILPLDSLKESKEYADLFPILWDSVTFQGQIWGIPQDTEARPVFYNKGILKKLGWSDEQINELPEKVKQGEFTLDDMTKVAEEAKAKGAAQFGIVHRPTNGPDFQALAYDFGAELYDAAQNKIIFDKKAVEKQLQYYYDIAQKKLIPDNLTTMEFKNVHKIVVNEKALFYYGGIWNVNNWAADAYHDQLGKVDAKWVNERMGMMLIPAAEKGGKPVTLSHPIVYTVSSGTKHEDLVKRLLELVVDPKLQTEHNLKTFHLPITKSAADDPNFKADVTLGGVAYMSEYTTFLPNHESFNKYSGSVFTAIQAVELGKQTPAEALKDLETQLKNDLGDELIVKN; from the coding sequence ATGAGAAAATCGTTAACGGCTGTTTTAACATCAGCCCTCGTTCTTTCCAGCGTTCTTGCAGGGTGCAGCAATAGTGAAAATAAACCAGCTGGAGCCGCTAATGCTGAAGGAGGCGCAGATGGGAAGGAACTGCAAGTCATTACCTTATCCGCACAAACGACAGGCATCGAGAAGACGCGGGTGGATAACCTGGTTAAAGCAGCCGTTGTCCTGAATGAAGAGCTGAAGACGCAAGGAAAAAATATGGAGGTCAAGCTGGAGACAAAATCCTTTGACGGCACATGGGATGACTCTCTAAAACAGTTCATGCTGGCTTCCAAATCGAAAAAAGCGCCCGATATTTTTGCCATTGGCCATGAGTCCGTCGGGATGCTTGCCAAAGGCAAGTACATCTTGCCTCTAGATAGTCTGAAGGAATCCAAAGAATACGCGGATCTCTTCCCTATTCTGTGGGACTCGGTAACCTTCCAGGGACAAATTTGGGGCATTCCGCAGGATACAGAAGCAAGACCTGTCTTTTATAACAAAGGAATTTTGAAAAAGCTCGGATGGTCGGATGAGCAGATCAATGAGCTACCCGAAAAAGTGAAACAGGGCGAGTTCACGCTTGATGATATGACCAAAGTTGCGGAAGAAGCAAAAGCAAAAGGGGCAGCCCAGTTTGGAATCGTGCATCGCCCGACTAACGGCCCTGACTTCCAAGCATTAGCCTACGACTTTGGGGCAGAGTTGTATGACGCGGCTCAAAATAAAATCATTTTTGATAAAAAAGCAGTTGAGAAGCAGCTTCAGTACTACTACGATATCGCTCAGAAAAAACTAATTCCGGACAATCTGACGACGATGGAATTTAAAAATGTCCATAAAATCGTCGTGAATGAAAAAGCGCTGTTTTACTATGGCGGCATCTGGAACGTAAACAACTGGGCTGCTGATGCTTACCATGATCAACTCGGTAAAGTAGATGCAAAATGGGTGAATGAACGGATGGGCATGATGCTGATTCCTGCTGCTGAGAAGGGCGGAAAGCCCGTGACTTTGTCGCATCCGATCGTGTATACGGTTTCATCGGGGACTAAACATGAGGATTTGGTCAAGCGTCTGCTTGAACTCGTCGTTGATCCCAAGCTGCAAACCGAGCATAATCTGAAAACCTTCCACTTGCCGATAACAAAATCCGCAGCAGATGATCCCAACTTCAAAGCGGATGTGACTTTAGGAGGAGTTGCCTACATGTCTGAGTACACAACTTTCCTGCCTAACCACGAAAGCTTTAACAAATACAGCGGCTCTGTATTTACAGCCATTCAAGCGGTAGAGCTTGGAAAACAAACTCCAGCTGAGGCATTAAAAGATCTTGAGACTCAATTGAAAAATGATCTTGGCGACGAACTAATTGTTAAAAACTAA
- a CDS encoding carbohydrate ABC transporter substrate-binding protein, CUT1 family translates to MNKKVMLKISAVLTLAVAALAGCSGQNAPSKSPQPTSSAAVNENIDPNAKFDPPIEVSTHFSVGASFADKFKDEQLNTNVFAKGQLEELGIKLTYKWIARGDDQSFQKSSVAIASGDIPDIMVVTKEQLATLSKTDMIHKDLAPIYEKYASKLTKDIMHEEGDIAFDSATFNGKLIAIPNTDSSGDLASFLWIRMDWLEKLNLETPKSMDDLYNVIRAFVERDPDGNNKKDTVGLMLNKDFLSPGVGDAVGIFNGFHAYPKSWVKDDSGNLVYGSVQPEMKEALAYLQKLYKDGFIEQDFGAKDSGKAAELAGANRVGVEFGAMWNGMYPLQATKENFPNSDWRAMALLSNDDKPARPQVKLNVANYYVVKKEFEHPEALIKLINFWTEKNWGSSKEDYDKYIGNLDTGAAHLNQIRAWPSKKNMNAHLHVKEAFATGDSSKLNSEEKSYYDNIVKYKAGDNKVAQFEKVFGETGSFAIMDQYYTKNLFMMDQYYGASTETMKNKMSTIVKSEMEYYTKVIMGSESLDKFDAFVAKLNKLGLEQITKEVNEWNKNR, encoded by the coding sequence ATGAATAAAAAGGTGATGTTAAAAATATCCGCTGTTTTAACGCTCGCGGTCGCCGCATTGGCGGGTTGCTCCGGCCAGAATGCACCTAGTAAGTCACCGCAACCGACTTCCAGCGCTGCCGTTAACGAAAATATTGATCCCAATGCCAAATTCGATCCCCCGATTGAGGTTTCCACTCATTTTTCTGTTGGCGCGTCATTTGCGGATAAGTTCAAGGATGAGCAGCTAAACACCAATGTGTTTGCCAAAGGTCAGTTGGAGGAGCTCGGAATCAAGCTTACGTACAAGTGGATTGCCCGCGGGGACGATCAGAGCTTCCAGAAATCTAGCGTAGCTATCGCCTCCGGTGATATTCCCGACATTATGGTCGTAACGAAAGAGCAGCTGGCGACCCTGTCCAAAACGGATATGATTCATAAAGACCTGGCGCCAATTTACGAGAAATACGCATCGAAGCTGACGAAGGATATTATGCATGAAGAAGGGGACATCGCCTTCGATTCAGCCACCTTCAATGGCAAGCTGATTGCTATTCCCAATACAGACTCGTCCGGTGATCTTGCTTCTTTCTTATGGATTCGCATGGACTGGCTGGAAAAGCTGAATCTGGAAACGCCTAAATCGATGGACGATCTGTATAACGTCATTCGTGCGTTTGTTGAGCGGGACCCGGACGGGAACAACAAAAAAGATACCGTCGGTCTCATGTTGAATAAAGACTTCCTCAGCCCTGGCGTAGGCGATGCTGTCGGCATTTTTAACGGTTTTCATGCCTATCCAAAAAGCTGGGTGAAGGATGATTCCGGAAATCTTGTTTATGGCAGTGTGCAACCGGAAATGAAGGAAGCGCTGGCTTATTTGCAAAAGCTGTATAAGGATGGGTTTATCGAACAGGACTTTGGAGCGAAGGATTCTGGCAAAGCGGCCGAGCTCGCTGGAGCTAACCGGGTCGGCGTTGAATTCGGCGCCATGTGGAACGGAATGTACCCGCTGCAAGCGACAAAGGAGAACTTCCCTAACTCAGACTGGAGAGCGATGGCGCTTTTATCCAATGATGATAAACCAGCCCGACCTCAGGTTAAGCTGAATGTAGCTAACTATTACGTGGTGAAAAAGGAATTCGAACATCCAGAAGCGCTGATCAAGCTGATTAACTTCTGGACGGAGAAGAACTGGGGCTCCAGCAAAGAAGATTATGATAAATATATCGGCAATCTCGATACCGGCGCCGCCCATTTGAACCAAATCAGAGCTTGGCCTTCCAAAAAGAACATGAACGCTCATCTCCACGTTAAGGAAGCTTTTGCAACTGGAGACAGTTCAAAATTGAATTCCGAAGAAAAGAGCTACTACGACAACATTGTGAAGTACAAGGCAGGAGATAACAAAGTGGCCCAGTTCGAGAAAGTATTCGGAGAAACAGGGTCATTCGCTATTATGGATCAGTATTATACGAAAAACCTGTTTATGATGGATCAGTATTACGGCGCGTCGACCGAAACGATGAAAAATAAAATGAGCACAATTGTCAAAAGCGAGATGGAGTACTACACAAAAGTGATCATGGGCTCGGAGTCGCTTGATAAGTTTGATGCTTTTGTCGCTAAGCTGAACAAGTTAGGTCTGGAGCAGATTACGAAAGAAGTGAATGAGTGGAACAAAAATAGATAA